One genomic window of Polyangiaceae bacterium includes the following:
- a CDS encoding VanW family protein: MSMVLGKADPHSKQQQSDSDWALSSRKPARRKGRRWLLPSFMVALVAGITGGTTYAYYHYLPPGRSVPGTYVGGRLQPEDKPLRVWLEERRTQLLARPVYLEIDGEVHQRRLGALGVELDVGQTLAKVREHAEQGSISERIYRVVSAKRGEQDLPLVWSFDERKLEVALEELAPEVFRDPVDARLDLVGHQKIHDTPGRSLDVLATVKSIAAGQEFDENQILELKVKSTPPQVSLDMLADIDVSQILGEFQTKFAGTGEGRAVNIARGAELLNGVVIAPGQTLSFNERVGDRSLARGFTWAPVILDDELTPGVGGGTCQVASTLHAAAVYGALDVVDRRSHSRPSGYAPLGLDATVVFGEVDLKIRNPYDTPIIVHAFIPTPGFLKVELLGRAAPKVEYKYGVSRAYDFYRRITTKPWIKPGKRLMRQRGRKGYDVVSWVKITRPDGTKADRSYNSSYRPVPEVFWIGPGYDLDELPELPDGAKDVQMDGRSLPNELFSSSPFEEPPSG; encoded by the coding sequence GTGAGTATGGTGCTCGGCAAGGCTGACCCCCATTCGAAGCAGCAACAGAGTGACAGTGACTGGGCGCTGAGTTCGCGGAAACCCGCGCGGCGCAAGGGTCGTCGCTGGCTGTTGCCGAGCTTCATGGTCGCGCTGGTCGCAGGGATCACGGGCGGGACGACGTACGCCTACTATCACTACCTGCCTCCGGGCCGCAGTGTCCCGGGCACCTACGTCGGCGGACGCCTCCAGCCCGAGGACAAGCCGCTTCGCGTGTGGCTGGAAGAGCGCCGCACGCAGCTCTTGGCCCGGCCGGTGTACCTCGAGATAGACGGTGAGGTGCATCAGCGTCGCCTCGGCGCCCTCGGGGTAGAGCTCGATGTGGGTCAAACCCTGGCGAAGGTGCGCGAGCACGCGGAGCAGGGGAGCATTTCCGAGCGGATCTACCGGGTGGTCTCAGCCAAGCGTGGTGAGCAAGACTTGCCGCTGGTTTGGAGCTTCGATGAGCGCAAGCTGGAGGTCGCACTCGAAGAGCTGGCGCCTGAGGTATTTCGCGATCCAGTGGACGCGCGCCTCGATTTGGTGGGACATCAAAAGATCCACGACACCCCCGGCCGGAGCCTTGACGTGCTTGCCACCGTCAAGAGCATTGCCGCAGGGCAAGAGTTCGACGAAAATCAGATCCTCGAGCTGAAGGTCAAGTCGACACCGCCGCAGGTCAGTCTGGATATGCTGGCGGACATCGACGTATCGCAGATTCTAGGCGAATTTCAGACGAAGTTCGCCGGTACCGGGGAGGGGCGCGCGGTCAACATCGCCCGCGGCGCGGAGCTCTTGAACGGCGTCGTGATCGCGCCGGGGCAGACGCTGAGCTTCAATGAGCGCGTGGGTGACCGCAGCCTGGCACGGGGCTTCACTTGGGCGCCGGTGATCTTGGATGACGAGCTCACCCCAGGCGTTGGAGGTGGTACCTGCCAGGTCGCTTCCACCCTGCATGCTGCGGCCGTGTATGGAGCCCTCGACGTCGTTGACCGTCGCAGCCACAGTCGTCCAAGCGGTTATGCGCCGCTCGGGCTCGACGCGACGGTGGTCTTCGGTGAGGTCGATCTGAAGATCCGAAATCCCTACGACACGCCGATCATCGTGCACGCGTTCATTCCCACGCCGGGCTTCCTCAAGGTGGAGCTCCTCGGCAGGGCAGCGCCGAAGGTCGAGTACAAGTACGGCGTGTCTCGCGCGTACGACTTCTATCGTCGCATCACCACCAAGCCCTGGATCAAGCCGGGCAAGCGCTTGATGCGTCAGCGCGGGCGCAAAGGCTACGACGTGGTGAGCTGGGTGAAGATCACGCGCCCCGATGGCACCAAGGCGGATCGCTCCTACAACAGCAGCTACCGCCCCGTGCCGGAGGTGTTCTGGATTGGCCCCGGCTACGATCTCGATGAACTGCCGGAGCTGCCCGATGGCGCGAAGGACGTCCAAATGGACGGCCGCTCACTGCCGAACGAGCTCTTCAGTAGCAGCCCCTTCGAAGAGCCGCCCAGCGGCTGA